Proteins co-encoded in one Propionispora hippei DSM 15287 genomic window:
- a CDS encoding glutamate synthase-related protein translates to METVRTQDVTVNDLPWKIEYSTERCTMCGSCVAACTFNAIEATVERRSMTVSTARQPEPTQRHAAIPVIKQKNSVAQACVGCGMCEKVCPNRAIRPVRNVDSRFNLLARSGGNSIKRGGRTNLNADRTLDKIVIGRISQMTDPSLDSERHTFDILAPFGRVLPASQLPFSVNNGELSFAGKTPPVNWIFPVILSDMSIGALSTRAWEAVCMATAYLNEKHHLPVRMCSGEGGMPVKLMESEYLKYVILQIASGHFGWNRIIKAMPKMKVDPAGILIKIGQGAKPGDGGLLPAAKVAEHIQAIRGVPKADLLSPPNHQGLYSIEESVQKMFMSMNAAFKFRVPVAIKCAASATSVSVYNNLLRDPYRICGGFFLDGIQGGTGAANEVSLDHTGHHIVSKLRDCYLAAVNQGRQGQIPLWAGGGIGLTGNAAADAFKMICLGANGVFMGKVLIQLCGCIGNEQGRCNSCSTGKCPTGICTQDPRLVKRLDIDKAAQNIVDYMLALDSEMKKMMAPIGNSSLPVGRSDALVSKDDAVAEKLGIQYVC, encoded by the coding sequence TGACCGTTTCCACGGCGCGGCAGCCGGAGCCGACCCAGCGTCACGCCGCCATTCCGGTGATTAAACAGAAAAACAGTGTAGCCCAGGCTTGCGTGGGTTGCGGCATGTGCGAAAAAGTCTGTCCCAACCGGGCGATCCGGCCGGTGCGCAATGTGGACAGCCGTTTCAACCTGCTGGCCCGCAGCGGCGGCAACTCCATTAAACGGGGCGGGCGGACTAATTTGAACGCCGACCGTACGTTAGATAAAATCGTAATCGGCCGTATTTCTCAAATGACCGACCCGTCGCTGGATTCGGAACGTCATACCTTCGATATTCTGGCTCCCTTCGGCCGTGTTCTGCCGGCCAGCCAACTGCCCTTTTCGGTAAACAACGGTGAGTTGTCTTTTGCCGGTAAAACACCGCCGGTCAACTGGATATTTCCGGTTATCCTGAGCGATATGTCCATCGGGGCGCTGTCTACCCGTGCCTGGGAAGCGGTGTGCATGGCGACGGCTTATCTGAACGAAAAGCATCACCTGCCTGTGCGGATGTGTTCCGGCGAGGGCGGTATGCCTGTCAAGCTAATGGAATCGGAATATTTGAAATATGTGATTTTACAAATCGCGTCCGGCCACTTTGGCTGGAACCGTATTATCAAGGCTATGCCTAAAATGAAAGTCGACCCGGCCGGTATACTGATCAAGATCGGCCAGGGGGCAAAACCGGGCGACGGAGGCCTCTTACCGGCTGCCAAGGTGGCGGAACACATTCAGGCGATCCGCGGCGTGCCCAAGGCCGACCTGCTATCGCCGCCTAACCATCAGGGCCTGTATTCCATCGAGGAGTCGGTGCAGAAGATGTTTATGTCGATGAATGCAGCCTTCAAATTCCGGGTGCCCGTGGCGATCAAGTGCGCTGCTTCGGCTACTTCGGTTTCGGTATATAACAATCTGCTCCGTGATCCGTACCGCATTTGCGGCGGGTTCTTCCTGGACGGCATTCAGGGCGGCACCGGCGCGGCCAACGAGGTGTCGCTGGACCACACGGGCCATCATATTGTATCCAAGCTGCGTGACTGCTATTTGGCAGCCGTCAATCAGGGCCGGCAGGGGCAGATTCCGTTGTGGGCCGGTGGCGGCATCGGTCTGACCGGCAATGCGGCGGCCGATGCTTTCAAGATGATCTGTTTGGGCGCCAACGGTGTATTTATGGGCAAAGTCCTAATCCAGTTGTGCGGCTGTATCGGCAATGAACAGGGCCGCTGCAACTCCTGCAGCACCGGTAAATGCCCGACCGGCATTTGTACGCAGGACCCGCGTCTGGTTAAGCGCCTGGATATTGATAAGGCGGCGCAGAATATCGTAGACTACATGCTGGCACTTGACAGCGAAATGAAAAAAATGATGGCGCCTATCGGCAACAGTTCATTACCGGTGGGACGTTCGGATGCTTTGGTGAGCAAAGATGATGCGGTAGCCGAAAAACTGGGCATCCAGTACGTATGCTAG
- a CDS encoding FAD-dependent oxidoreductase, with protein sequence MFKISAINGNDRMSTQDLLQAINNALANGETEFQIEAAGQHDIGGPLWHPEGKTLRFYVTNPGQRVGSMCLEGTEIIVEGSASADVGWLNAGGKIVVKGDGGDTTAHCAAAGKIYVGGRAGTRSGSLMKHDPLYAPPEFWVLKNCGSFSFEFMGGGIAVVCGYDSEEFASVLGDRSCMGMVGGTLYFRGTALGISQKDVKVLPLEEEDIAYLSGNMQDFLGSVDRPELEAELSIWDQWSKVVPLTYDERPKKAASDTYSFRMDKWVPGGIFSDVYKDDFKVVGLVTTSTYRQRVPAWENGRYAAPCEFNCPASIPSQQRFNLLREGRIEEAYRLVLEYTPFPGSVCGAVCPNLCMDECTRRNIDISAQIGRLGTYSVMSDLDKTAEETGKTIGIIGGGAAGLTAAWQLSRLGHKVTVFEADSHMGGKMEQVIPRGRLPHETLTRELKRIEDMGVTFITDTKVDKVKFAEIRANYDAVVVATGGHIGKVVPWPGHERIIKGIEFLKTINKGKHYKVGKRVIVIGCGNSGMDAAVGAYQMGAEQVTCIDVQRPAADEKEIAHVEEMGGVLLWPVYTKEITAEGIITQAGELIKADTVIINIGDAPELDFLPEGIALERGCLKVGLDYKIAEGVFTAGDTVKPGRLVDAIGAANQAVQAVHSYLTQTEFKPLEKKEKVPAAKLSTAYFEKCHSCDLPEANEDHNRCISCGTCRDCHMCEKSCPERAIKRVTLSDGGFEYVSDSKKCIGCGICAGICPCGIWSMYENNEPIIL encoded by the coding sequence ATGTTTAAAATAAGCGCAATTAATGGGAATGACCGTATGTCTACCCAGGACCTCCTACAGGCCATTAACAATGCATTGGCTAACGGAGAAACGGAATTTCAGATAGAAGCGGCAGGCCAGCACGATATTGGCGGGCCCCTATGGCATCCGGAAGGCAAGACGCTGCGGTTTTATGTGACCAATCCGGGGCAGCGGGTAGGTTCGATGTGTTTGGAAGGAACTGAGATCATCGTCGAAGGTTCTGCCTCAGCCGACGTGGGCTGGCTCAACGCCGGCGGCAAGATTGTTGTTAAAGGCGACGGTGGTGACACCACGGCACACTGTGCGGCAGCCGGCAAGATCTACGTGGGCGGCCGGGCCGGAACCCGTTCCGGCTCGTTAATGAAGCATGACCCTTTGTATGCACCGCCGGAATTTTGGGTTTTGAAAAACTGCGGCAGCTTCTCCTTTGAATTTATGGGCGGCGGCATTGCCGTGGTTTGCGGCTATGACAGCGAAGAGTTCGCTTCGGTGCTGGGTGACCGTTCCTGTATGGGTATGGTTGGCGGTACGTTGTATTTCCGGGGTACGGCCCTGGGCATTTCCCAAAAGGATGTAAAGGTACTGCCGCTGGAAGAAGAGGACATTGCTTATCTGAGCGGTAATATGCAGGACTTCCTAGGTTCTGTCGACCGGCCGGAGCTGGAAGCCGAGCTGAGTATTTGGGACCAGTGGAGCAAAGTAGTCCCCCTGACCTATGATGAGCGGCCGAAAAAGGCCGCCAGCGACACCTATTCCTTCCGTATGGACAAATGGGTGCCAGGCGGCATTTTCAGCGATGTATATAAAGATGATTTCAAGGTGGTCGGTTTGGTGACGACGTCAACCTACCGGCAGCGGGTCCCCGCCTGGGAGAATGGCCGCTATGCCGCGCCCTGCGAGTTCAACTGTCCGGCGTCCATCCCATCACAGCAGCGGTTTAACCTGCTGCGGGAAGGAAGGATTGAAGAGGCTTACCGGTTGGTGCTGGAGTATACTCCCTTCCCCGGCTCGGTGTGCGGCGCGGTATGTCCCAATCTGTGTATGGATGAATGTACCCGCCGGAATATTGATATTTCGGCGCAAATCGGTCGGTTGGGAACTTACTCGGTCATGTCCGACCTAGATAAAACGGCGGAAGAGACCGGCAAAACCATCGGCATTATCGGCGGCGGTGCCGCCGGTTTGACGGCAGCCTGGCAGCTTAGCCGCCTGGGACATAAAGTGACCGTCTTTGAAGCTGATTCCCATATGGGCGGTAAGATGGAGCAGGTTATTCCCCGGGGCCGTCTGCCCCATGAAACGCTGACCAGGGAATTAAAACGGATTGAAGATATGGGCGTAACCTTTATCACCGATACCAAGGTGGATAAGGTGAAATTTGCTGAAATCAGAGCAAATTATGATGCCGTAGTCGTAGCTACCGGCGGTCATATCGGTAAAGTCGTTCCCTGGCCCGGCCATGAGCGGATTATCAAGGGGATTGAATTTCTGAAAACCATTAATAAGGGAAAACATTATAAAGTCGGTAAACGTGTTATAGTTATCGGCTGCGGCAATTCCGGCATGGACGCGGCTGTCGGCGCCTACCAGATGGGAGCCGAGCAGGTCACCTGTATCGACGTGCAGCGGCCGGCCGCCGATGAGAAGGAAATCGCCCATGTAGAAGAAATGGGCGGCGTGCTCCTGTGGCCGGTATACACCAAGGAAATCACGGCGGAAGGGATTATCACCCAGGCCGGCGAACTGATCAAGGCCGATACGGTCATCATCAATATTGGTGATGCGCCTGAGCTGGATTTTCTGCCGGAAGGCATCGCTCTTGAACGGGGATGTCTGAAAGTGGGTCTTGACTACAAAATCGCTGAAGGCGTATTTACCGCCGGTGATACCGTGAAGCCCGGACGTCTGGTTGATGCCATCGGCGCGGCAAACCAGGCTGTGCAGGCAGTGCATTCCTATCTGACGCAAACTGAATTTAAGCCGCTGGAGAAAAAGGAAAAAGTACCTGCCGCTAAACTGAGCACAGCTTACTTTGAAAAGTGCCATTCCTGCGATTTGCCGGAAGCCAACGAGGACCATAACCGTTGTATTAGCTGCGGTACCTGCCGCGACTGTCATATGTGCGAAAAATCCTGTCCCGAGCGGGCTATCAAACGGGTGACGCTTTCCGACGGAGGTTTCGAATATGTTTCCGATTCGAAAAAGTGCATCGGCTGCGGTATTTGCGCCGGCATCTGTCCCTGCGGTATTTGGAGCATGTACGAAAATAATGAACCGATTATTCTTTGA
- a CDS encoding carbon-nitrogen hydrolase family protein, which produces MPIVSLGICQMPVVEEKKENLKTAAAYVAAAAVRGCRIVILPEMFNCPYQTELFAAYAESYPDGETLQLLGELAARHRVVLVGGSIPERDSAGRIYNTCFVFGREGNLLAKYRKIHLFDVAIAQGAQFQESAVITAGSAGTVLTVDGLCLGVAICYDIRFPELARAMVLQGADILIYPAAFSPVTGPVHWELLLRARAVDNQVFTVGVSPGATPGAVYQPYGHSLAVDPWGDLLGQCGSQEELLCVAVDLTRLQKVRQELPLLQHRRPDLY; this is translated from the coding sequence ATGCCTATCGTTAGCCTGGGCATCTGCCAGATGCCGGTTGTGGAAGAAAAGAAGGAAAACCTGAAAACAGCGGCAGCCTACGTGGCGGCGGCCGCTGTTCGGGGCTGCCGGATTGTAATACTGCCGGAAATGTTCAACTGCCCCTATCAGACCGAACTATTTGCCGCCTATGCCGAAAGCTATCCCGATGGTGAAACGCTTCAATTGTTGGGAGAACTGGCGGCCCGGCACCGCGTTGTGCTGGTGGGCGGCTCGATTCCTGAACGGGACAGCGCGGGAAGGATTTATAACACCTGTTTTGTTTTTGGCCGGGAGGGTAATTTGCTGGCCAAGTACCGGAAAATCCATTTATTTGACGTAGCGATTGCTCAGGGGGCACAGTTTCAGGAATCGGCGGTCATCACTGCCGGAAGTGCCGGAACAGTCCTGACGGTTGACGGGCTATGCCTGGGGGTGGCTATTTGCTATGATATCCGGTTCCCGGAGCTGGCCCGTGCCATGGTGCTGCAGGGAGCGGATATTCTGATTTATCCCGCCGCCTTTAGCCCGGTTACCGGGCCGGTCCACTGGGAACTGCTGCTCCGGGCACGGGCCGTGGACAATCAAGTGTTTACGGTAGGAGTATCGCCAGGGGCCACACCGGGTGCCGTCTATCAACCTTACGGCCACTCCCTGGCGGTGGACCCTTGGGGAGACTTGCTTGGTCAATGCGGCAGCCAGGAAGAACTGCTTTGTGTTGCGGTTGATCTGACCAGGCTGCAGAAGGTACGGCAGGAGCTGCCGCTTTTGCAGCACCGGCGGCCCGATTTGTATTGA
- a CDS encoding ABC transporter substrate-binding protein, translated as MRKKWMGLLLSAVMVTGLVAGCSSSTGSNSKEIKIGANFELTGGVANFGKQTVNGIMLAFKEVNEAGGVNGKKLVLVQADNKSEPSEAANAVTKLITQDKVSAVLGPVTSSDVLATLQIGQDNKVPIITPTGTNPSITVDNGQVRPYAFRGCFIDPFQGQVMANFAAKTLKAKTAVIYIDSSSDYSKGLSESFEAAFTKNGGQIIGKEAFLQKDQDFKATLTKIKGMNPDVVFIPAYYEEVGKINKQARELGITVPLLGTDGWDDSKLVEIAGAAALNNGFFSNHYSPEDKDPRVVKFVEAYKKEYNEAPSALAALGYDTALMLIDAIKRAGSDDPGKIRDALEKTKDLQVVTGILTLDESHNPVKSAVVIEMKDGKQVFREKVNP; from the coding sequence ATGAGAAAAAAATGGATGGGGTTGCTGTTGAGTGCCGTTATGGTAACAGGTTTGGTAGCTGGCTGCAGTTCCTCAACGGGTTCTAATTCAAAGGAAATTAAAATCGGGGCCAATTTTGAGTTAACCGGCGGTGTCGCCAACTTCGGCAAACAGACAGTCAACGGTATTATGCTTGCTTTTAAAGAGGTTAATGAAGCCGGCGGTGTTAACGGTAAGAAATTGGTGCTGGTCCAGGCCGATAATAAGTCGGAGCCTTCTGAAGCAGCCAACGCGGTAACCAAGCTGATTACCCAGGATAAAGTATCGGCCGTATTGGGCCCGGTAACCAGCTCTGACGTACTGGCTACGCTGCAAATCGGCCAGGATAACAAAGTGCCGATTATTACCCCGACCGGAACCAATCCTAGCATTACGGTAGATAACGGCCAAGTTAGACCCTATGCTTTCCGCGGCTGCTTTATTGATCCTTTCCAGGGTCAGGTTATGGCAAACTTTGCGGCTAAAACCCTGAAAGCCAAAACAGCGGTCATCTATATTGACAGCAGTTCCGACTATTCCAAGGGCTTGTCCGAATCCTTTGAAGCCGCTTTCACGAAAAACGGCGGACAGATTATCGGCAAGGAAGCTTTCTTGCAAAAAGACCAGGACTTTAAAGCTACTTTGACCAAAATCAAAGGAATGAATCCTGATGTTGTATTCATTCCGGCCTATTATGAAGAGGTTGGCAAAATTAACAAACAGGCCCGTGAATTAGGTATCACGGTACCGCTGCTTGGCACCGATGGCTGGGATGATTCCAAACTGGTGGAAATTGCTGGCGCAGCCGCTTTGAATAACGGTTTCTTCAGCAATCACTATTCACCGGAAGACAAAGATCCCCGGGTTGTCAAATTTGTGGAAGCCTATAAGAAAGAGTACAACGAAGCTCCAAGCGCCCTGGCAGCACTTGGCTATGACACGGCACTCATGCTGATCGACGCGATCAAACGGGCCGGCAGTGATGATCCGGGCAAAATCAGAGACGCGCTGGAAAAAACTAAAGACCTGCAGGTTGTAACCGGCATATTGACGCTGGATGAAAGCCACAATCCGGTTAAGAGTGCCGTGGTTATCGAAATGAAAGACGGCAAACAGGTATTTAGAGAAAAAGTAAATCCGTAA
- a CDS encoding ABC transporter substrate-binding protein produces MKKKWLGVMTSALVLMSLVAGCGNSATSNDKEIRIGGNFELTGGVADYGKQSLNGIMLAIKEANDAGGVLGKKIVLVQADNKSEASEAANAATKLITQDKVSAMLGPITSSNAIAALQISQDNKVPLVTPTGTNTKITVDDNGQVRPYAFRGCFIDPFQGIVMANFATKTLHAKTAVIYIDSSSDYSKNLAESFTESFTKNGGQIIGKEAFLQKDQDFKATLTKIKSLNADIIFIPAYYEEVGKIVKQARELGINVPLLGTDGWDNAKITEIAGAGPLNNTFFSNHYSAEDKDPRVVKFVEDYKKEYNEAPSAFSALGYDTALMLIDAIKRAGSDDPEKIREALEKTKDLQVVTGILTLDANHNPIKSAVVVEMKDGKQVFKEKVNP; encoded by the coding sequence ATGAAGAAAAAGTGGTTGGGAGTTATGACATCTGCTTTAGTGCTGATGTCGTTGGTAGCAGGTTGCGGAAATAGTGCTACCTCGAATGACAAGGAAATCCGTATCGGCGGCAATTTTGAGCTGACCGGCGGCGTGGCCGACTATGGCAAACAATCGTTAAACGGTATCATGCTGGCGATCAAAGAAGCCAATGATGCCGGCGGTGTGCTGGGCAAAAAGATTGTGCTTGTACAGGCTGACAACAAGTCGGAAGCTTCGGAAGCAGCCAATGCAGCAACAAAATTGATTACGCAGGATAAAGTTTCAGCTATGCTAGGACCGATTACCAGTTCCAACGCAATTGCGGCGCTGCAAATTTCTCAGGATAATAAAGTTCCTTTAGTTACGCCTACAGGCACTAATACAAAAATTACCGTAGATGACAATGGACAGGTAAGGCCGTACGCCTTCCGCGGCTGCTTTATTGACCCGTTCCAGGGCATCGTAATGGCTAACTTTGCTACCAAGACGCTGCATGCTAAAACGGCAGTCATTTATATCGACAGCAGTTCCGATTATTCCAAGAATCTGGCTGAATCGTTTACAGAAAGCTTTACGAAAAACGGCGGACAGATCATCGGCAAAGAAGCCTTCCTGCAAAAGGATCAGGATTTCAAGGCTACTCTGACTAAAATCAAGAGCCTCAATGCCGATATTATTTTTATTCCGGCCTACTATGAAGAAGTTGGCAAGATTGTAAAGCAGGCCCGCGAATTGGGCATCAATGTACCTTTACTGGGCACCGACGGCTGGGATAACGCCAAAATAACGGAAATCGCCGGCGCCGGACCGTTGAACAATACGTTCTTCAGCAATCACTACTCAGCAGAAGACAAGGATCCCCGGGTAGTTAAATTTGTGGAAGACTATAAAAAAGAATACAATGAAGCACCCAGTGCTTTCTCCGCTCTCGGCTATGACACGGCGCTCATGTTGATTGACGCAATCAAACGGGCCGGCAGCGATGATCCGGAAAAAATCAGAGAAGCCCTGGAAAAGACCAAAGATTTGCAGGTTGTTACCGGCATACTGACCTTGGATGCTAATCATAATCCAATCAAGAGTGCTGTTGTAGTGGAAATGAAAGACGGCAAACAAGTGTTTAAAGAAAAAGTTAATCCCTAA